A single Calypte anna isolate BGI_N300 chromosome 5A, bCalAnn1_v1.p, whole genome shotgun sequence DNA region contains:
- the EAPP gene encoding E2F-associated phosphoprotein produces the protein MSRLREEEDPYVVEEPSDEERALSSSEDEVDVLLHGTPDQKRKLIRECLTGESESSSEDEFQKEMEAELNTTMRTMEGKWTSPETGSSSSTGQIGPATTSKYYDDIYFDSDSEDEDKIAAPDVRKTRKHQQRRILSNDELLYDPEQDNRDQEWVDSQRRGYRNQRTVPLQQQTKPSAVPNSDAVLNCPACMTTLCLDCQRHESYKTQYRAMFVMNCVVNKEEILKYRKKVKRRNKKMKHSKESTSMQSNEEEELYHPVMCTECSTEVAVMDKDEVFHFFNVLASHC, from the exons ATGAGCCGGCTGCGGGAGGAGGAAGACCCGTACGTGGTGGAGGAGCCCAGCGACGAGGAGCGAGCGCTCAGCAG CTCGGAAGATGAGGTGGATGTGCTTTTACACGGCACTCCTGACCAGAAGCGGAAGCTGATCCGGGAGTGCCTGACTGGGGAGAGCGAGTCTTCCAGTGAAGATGAGTTCCAAAAGGAGATGGAAGCAGAGCTGAACACCACCATGAGGACCATGGAAGGCAAATGGACATCACCAGAAACAG GTAGTTCCTCGAGTACTGGGCAGATTGGACCTGCCACCACGTCAAAATACTATGATGATATTTACTTTGATTCCGACTCAGAAGATGAAGATAAAATAG CTGCACCGGATGTCcggaaaaccagaaaacatcaGCAACGTCGAATTCTTTCCAATGATGAACTGCTGTATGACCCCGAGCAAGATAATAGAGACCAAGAGTGGGTAGACTCACAAAGGAGGGG GTACCGTAATCAAAGAACAGtgccactgcagcagcagacaAAACCTTCAGCTGTTCCAAATAGTGATGCTGTTTTGAATTGCCCTGCCTGCATGACAACACTATGCCTGGACTGTCAGAG GCATGAATCTTACAAAACACAATATAGAGCAATGTTCGTGATGAACTGCGTTGTTAACAAAGAGGagattttgaaatacagaaaaaaggtaaagagaagaaataagaaaatgaagcacagcAAAGAAAGTACCTCTATGCAATCAAATGAAGAAGAAGAACTGTATCATCCTGTAATGTGTACTGAATGCTCAACTGAAGTGGCAGTGATGGATAAAGATGAAGTTTTTCACTTCTTTAATGTTCTAGCCAGCCACTGCTAA